The Ornithinibacillus sp. 4-3 region TCTCATACCGTTCAGGTACCAAGCTAGAGTCGATTATCTTGAAATTATCGATAGGCTCTATTTTAGATCGGAGGAAACATCATGACAGATAAAAAAGAAACTCGTACTGCGCGACGAGAACAACAAATGAAGCAAAAGAAAAATGGAAAAAAGAAAAACGGGAAAAAGAAGCCATTATTTAAAAAGATATTATTAATTATAGGTATTTTAATCTTAGTAATGGGGATTGGTGTAGGAAGTGTAGTTGGTTATTATATTGCTACTGCCCCAGATCTAGACGTAGAGAAATTATCTGACCCCTTCTCTGCTCAAGTACTCGATATGAATGGAGATGTTTTTGCAGAGCTTGGTGATACGAAGCGAACAAAGATTGAGTACAATGATTTACCACAGGTTTTAATTGATGCAGTTACCGCTACAGAGGATGCCCGTTTCTTTGAGCATAATGGAATTGACTTTAGACGACTTGCGGGAGCTGTACGTGGTAATATTGTAAATGGCTTTGGTTCTGAAGGAGCAAGTACCATTACACATCAGGTGGTTGAGCAATCATTTTTAACCCCTGAGAAAAAGCTTAGTCTTAAAATACAAGAACAATGGCTTGCACTAAAGCTAGAGCGTAAATTTTCAAAAGAACAAATCCTAGAAATGTACTTAAATAAAATTTTCTATGGTAGTGGTGCTTACGGTGTAGCTAAGGCTGCTGAAATATATTTTGGTAAAACAGACTTACATGACCTTACCTTAATCGAAGCAGCTATTTTAGCAGGATTGCCACAGCGTCCTACTGCTTATAACCCTTATGAAAATCCAGATTTAACAGAGGGTCGTGTAGATACCGTTTTGAAATTAATGGTACGTCATGGGAAAATTACGCAACAAGAAGCAGACGAAGCTCGTGAAGTAGATATTACTTCCTTGTTAGCAGGAAAGAAACCATCCTCAACTCCATATGAAGCATTCATTCAAAAGGTTGAAGATGAAGTTCATGAAAAAGTAGATGGCGCAAATATTTACACAGATGGTTTGAAAATACACACAACATTAGATCCACATGCACAGGAATATGTAGAATTTCTATTAACAGATAGTGATGATAATCCTATTTCCTATCCAGATGATGAATTACAAGCAGGTATGGCTGTTCTGGATACGAAAACTGGTGAGATTCGAGCGATTGGTGGAAGTAGAAATAATGAAGGCATACGTGGATACAACTACGCTTATAACAATAATGGTCGTCAGGCAGGTTCAACCATTAAGCCTATAGTAGCCTATGGACCAGCGATAGAAAATAACCAATGGTCTACTTATCATCAAATCAACGATGATAAACCATATCCAATTGCTGGAACTGATAAGGAAATTAGAAACTGGAATCGAAGCTATCAAGGCTGGCTTTCTATGCGTTCTGCCTTAGCCCAGTCTTTAAACGTTCCTGCAGTAAAAGCTTTAGAAGAAACTGGTTTCGATAATGCGAAAAAATTTGCTGAAGGTCTAGGAATTGAATTCGCTAACGATCAAATTACTATTGGTGATGCTATTGGAGGTACTCAAACAAGTGTTACTCCATTACAATTAGCTGGTGCCTTTAGAGCTTTTGGTAATGAGGGAATATATAATGAACCTTATGCGGTAACGGAAGTTGAATTTCCTAACGGTCAATCCGTTGACTTAAGACCTAAATCAGAAGCTGTCATGTCTGATTACACCGCATATATGATTACGGATATGCTTAAATCAGCTGTCACGGCATCCAATGCGACAGGTAGAGACGCAAATATTCCAGATTTACCTATGGCAGGTAAAACAGGTACAACGAATTTAGAAGGTCAAAGCGGAGCAAATAATTCATGGTTTAGTGGTTATACAACCAATTTCACCATTTCTATTTGGACCGGTTATAATGAAAATAACAAAATTATTGAAAATACAAAGGTTCCACATGCATTGTTTAAACATACGATGACAGAGCTTTCGAAGGATATAGATACACCTGATTTTGAAATGCCTGATTCTGTTGTAGAGGTGGAGGTTGAAAGAGGAACAAATCCACCAATGCTGCCTAGTCCGCTCACACCTAGTACAAATATCGTAAAAGAATTGTTTGTTAAAGGGCATGAGCCAAGTAAAAAATCAGAGAAATTTGATAAGCTCGATCCTGTATCTAACTTATCTGCACAGTACAATAGTGATAACGAAAGCATTAATGTTTCTTGGGATTACTCAGATGATCTAGATGTTAGTTATGAAGTAAGTGCAAGTGTTGATGGCGGGGAAATGAAGGTACTCTCTACGACCGAAGAAACTTCATTAGAAATTTCAGATATAGAAGCTGATGCTGAGTATGTAATTCAAGTAGTTGTTGTTAGTAATGAAGATAGTAGTAGTCGAAGTGATCCAGCTTCAGTAAAAGTAACGATAGACGCAGAAGAAATTCCAGCAGTTGAATCACTAAGCGCATCCTTTGATGAAGGAAGAGGAATTATTGATGTAGACTGGTCATATGATGGTCCTCCAGCTGCCTTTGAAGTAGATGTAAATGGGCAAACACAAACGGTTAATTCTGCTGGTTTAGAAATTAGTGGCGTTCAAACAGGCAGTTATACAATTACCGTGACACCAATTGGAACAAGTGGCAGTTTAGATGGAGTTCGTGGTGAATCGCGCAGTGTTACCCAAGACGTAAATATTACTGAAGAAGAGCCTGAGGAGGAACCAGAAGAAGAACCAGCAACAGAAGATCCTGAACCTGAAGAGGAACCTGAACCAGACCCGGAACCTGATCCCGAGCCTAACGAGGAAGAAAATAATAATGAACTAGAAGGAAATGCGACGGATACTCAAGAAGAAGAAAACACAGATGAAAATTAATCTGGTGTAGCATAAATGAAGCAGAAGAAAAGGTGTTGATCCCCTCTCTTCTGCTTCTTTTTTGTTTTGAGATTATTTTTTAACTTATAGCTTTCTTCATTCGCTTCTTACCTTCTCGACAAAGTGATAGTAAGGGACATTCTGGACAGTTAGGATTTCTAGCTTTGCAATGATATCTACCAAAAAATATCATTCGATGATGTGTATCACTCCACTCTTCTTTAGGAATTCTACGCATTAGTGTATTTTCTACTTCTAATACAGAGTCTTTCCAGCGGCAGATACCTAAACGCTTAGAAACTCTTTCTAAATGTGTATCAATTGCTATTGCTGGAATATTAAATGCTACAGATAAAACGACATTTGCCGTTTTTCTCCCTACCCCTGGCAGTTCTACTAGCTCTTCTCTTGTTTGTGGAACCTCACCATTATACTTATCTATTAAGATAGCACATAACTTTTGAATATTTTTAGCTTTATTACGATACAAGCCTATGGAACGAATATCCAGCTGTAGCTCCTCTAAATCCACCGCTAAGTAATCCTCTGGTGTTTTATATTTTTCAAATAAGCTAGGAGTTACTTTATTCACCAATACATCTGTACATTGAGCAGATAGTAAGACTGCAATAACAAGCTCAAAAGGGTTTTTATGATTTAATTCGCACTCTGCATCTGGAAACATATCTCGCATGGTATCTAAAATTTCTCTAATTTGTGTATTATTTAGCACGTCTAATCCTCCCCCTCTAACCAATTATAATAAAATGATGTATCTCTTTTCTTCGTTTCAGCTACTGGATTCGTTTGCTGATTGCGAAACATTTTAGACTGCTGCCTAGCTTGTTCTACCGAACGAATTCCTTTCTTCTGCCACTCATGTAAAATACGATCAATATATTTAAAATTTAATTTCCCCATTAGGACTGCTTCACGTAATGCCGCTTTAATAAGAGGCGGGGAAATCTGATCTATATCTAACCAATTATTTATTGTCTCTATCTCAAATGGCGATAATGGTCTACCAAACTCTTGTTCAAATAATAAGAAAATCGTTCCTTCTATATTTTGCTCTTCATATTCAGGCTTGGATGTATATAGCTTTTCCCATAGTGATGCTAAACTATATGCTTCAGACAATTGACCATGCTCATTTTCAAGTTGTTCAATAGCCAATAATCCCTTTTGAATCAATTTACGTAAAATTAAAGCACATTCTTTTTCATTAAGGCTTAAGGAAGATGAAATTTCTGTAGGTGTTGGGAAATCATTTTTATTATTTATAAAACGATGTATTTGTAAAATAACCATAACATCATTTTCATTTAAGCCTATATCTTTAAAAGAAGTTAATAATTTTATTGGGACAGATAACTGATCTGTAAGTATTTGCTGTATTGAAATTTTTTCCATTTTCGTAAAACACCTCTCCCTTCATTATAGCATGAAAATATCTAATCCCTTGCTAGAATAAACAAGGGATTAGATATAGAGTTTTAGATATTTTTATGAAGTGCGCACTTTAATGATTTTCTACAAACCTTTTTATGCGCTCTGCAGCCTCTTCTAATATATCTAATGAAGTAGCATAAGATATTCTGACATGATCAGGTGAACCAAATGCTGAACCAGGTACTAACGCAACCTTTTCTTCTTCTAATAATGCCGCAGTCCACTCATCTGTCGTATTAAATTCACTTTTTCGTACAGCTTCTGTGACATTTGGTAATAAATAAAATGCTCCTTTTGGTTTACGACAAGTAATACCAGGTATATCCGTTAAAAGCTGATATAATCGTTCTAATCTTTCAGAGAATATTTGTTTCATATTATTAATTGCTGTTTCATCCATTTTATATGCCGCTATTGCTGCATATTGTGCAATTGTAGTTGGATTAGATGTTTCATGAGAAATATAATCAGTCATTGCTTTAATAATATATCTAGGACCAGCAGCATATCCAATTCTCCAGCCAGTCATTGCATGTGATTTACTTACTCCATTAATAACAATTGTTTGTTCTTTTAACAAAGGTGAGAGCTCTGCAATGGATACATGCTTGTCCTCTGTATAAATAAGTTTTTCATAAATTTCATCAGACACAATAGTAATATCATGTTTTAGACAAATATCTCCAATTTGCTGTAATTCATCTCGACTATAGACCATTCCAGTTGGATTACTTGGAGAGTTGATAATAATTGCTTTTGTCTTTTCTGTAATTGCTTGTTCTAATTGCTCAGGAATTAATTTGAAATCATTTTGTTCTAATGTATCTACAATTACAGCCTTACCACCTGCTAGCTTCACCTGCTCTGGATAGCTAACCCAATAAGGAGCTGGAATGATGACTTCATCATCTTCATCTAATAAAATTTCAAACAATGCAAATAATGCGTGCTTTGCTCCTGTAGTAACTACAATCTCATTGCTTTTATATTCTAAATGATTATCTTCTTTTAATTTCTTTGCAATGGTTTCTCTCAATTCAATAATTCCATTTGCAGAGGTGTATTTTACTAATCCGCTTTCCATCGCTTCTTTAGCTGCTTCTATTATGACTCTAGGTGTATTAAAATCAGGCTCTCCAACACCTAGACTAATAACATGGTGTCCTTGTTTTTTTAATTCTGTAGCTTTAGCCGAAATCATTAATGTTGATGATGGAGTTAATGTGTTCACTCTCTTGGATAATTTCATGGATTGTTCACCTTTCGATTTTAAATTATGATGAAATGAAATGTTTGATCATACATCAGCCAAAAAATGTCATTGATAATTTTTAATTTAATACAAAAGTTAATAAGAGTATTATGTTAAATCTTATCTATTTTAACATAATATGAATAAATCCCATACCAGATAAAACTGATGCAATTGCATCAGTTTTATCATAACCAATATGTAAGCTTTTAAGCCAAACTAAAGTATTTCTTCCGTTTATCTTAAAGTGCGTGTTCAAAAAGGTCAGTAAAAAGGACCGTCATCGGTTAAGTACGCAACGTCACGAGAGCAACACCGATACTAGCACATCGTGTCCGTCGAAAGTTCAAGGCAGCGTAGCTTAAAGTAGCGGAATGTATGGTTTTAATACATGAGCAGACGCTCTTGCACGCAGAAAAAGTGCTTTTCTTTTTCAAGGAACGGAAAAGCAAGCTAACGACTTGCGCGTGTTGTGATGACTTCGACGTTCGACACAGGACGTGTCAGAACCTAGTCGAAGTTCCTCTGTTCGATGTGTCATTTTTGTTGGACTTTTTGAACATCCTCTTAAAACCACTCTTCCGCTTTCTTCATTAAATTCGTTGTGGAATCATAGGTAATTGGTACAGTTGGTATTGATTTAATAAAAGTTTTTCCGTAACGTGATTTCATAATTCGAGCATCACAAACAAAGACAATTCCCCGATCTGTTTTCGAACGAATTAGTCGACCAAATCCTTGTTTAAAACGAATCACAGCATTTGGTAAAGAGAAATCATAGAAGGCATTCTTTCCACGCTGCGTAACATCCTCTGCTTTAGCTGCTTGAATAGGGTGTGTTGGTGGATCAAAAGGTAGTCTAGCAATAACCACACAAGACAAATCTTCTCCTGGAATATCGACACCTTCCCAAAACGAGCTTGTTCCAAGTAATATTGCTTTTTCAAAGGTCTGGAAATTTTTCTTTAATCTACTTCTGCTCCCACTCGAAATACCTTGGGCAATTAGAACATATT contains the following coding sequences:
- the nth gene encoding endonuclease III; this translates as MLNNTQIREILDTMRDMFPDAECELNHKNPFELVIAVLLSAQCTDVLVNKVTPSLFEKYKTPEDYLAVDLEELQLDIRSIGLYRNKAKNIQKLCAILIDKYNGEVPQTREELVELPGVGRKTANVVLSVAFNIPAIAIDTHLERVSKRLGICRWKDSVLEVENTLMRRIPKEEWSDTHHRMIFFGRYHCKARNPNCPECPLLSLCREGKKRMKKAIS
- a CDS encoding PBP1A family penicillin-binding protein produces the protein MTDKKETRTARREQQMKQKKNGKKKNGKKKPLFKKILLIIGILILVMGIGVGSVVGYYIATAPDLDVEKLSDPFSAQVLDMNGDVFAELGDTKRTKIEYNDLPQVLIDAVTATEDARFFEHNGIDFRRLAGAVRGNIVNGFGSEGASTITHQVVEQSFLTPEKKLSLKIQEQWLALKLERKFSKEQILEMYLNKIFYGSGAYGVAKAAEIYFGKTDLHDLTLIEAAILAGLPQRPTAYNPYENPDLTEGRVDTVLKLMVRHGKITQQEADEAREVDITSLLAGKKPSSTPYEAFIQKVEDEVHEKVDGANIYTDGLKIHTTLDPHAQEYVEFLLTDSDDNPISYPDDELQAGMAVLDTKTGEIRAIGGSRNNEGIRGYNYAYNNNGRQAGSTIKPIVAYGPAIENNQWSTYHQINDDKPYPIAGTDKEIRNWNRSYQGWLSMRSALAQSLNVPAVKALEETGFDNAKKFAEGLGIEFANDQITIGDAIGGTQTSVTPLQLAGAFRAFGNEGIYNEPYAVTEVEFPNGQSVDLRPKSEAVMSDYTAYMITDMLKSAVTASNATGRDANIPDLPMAGKTGTTNLEGQSGANNSWFSGYTTNFTISIWTGYNENNKIIENTKVPHALFKHTMTELSKDIDTPDFEMPDSVVEVEVERGTNPPMLPSPLTPSTNIVKELFVKGHEPSKKSEKFDKLDPVSNLSAQYNSDNESINVSWDYSDDLDVSYEVSASVDGGEMKVLSTTEETSLEISDIEADAEYVIQVVVVSNEDSSSRSDPASVKVTIDAEEIPAVESLSASFDEGRGIIDVDWSYDGPPAAFEVDVNGQTQTVNSAGLEISGVQTGSYTITVTPIGTSGSLDGVRGESRSVTQDVNITEEEPEEEPEEEPATEDPEPEEEPEPDPEPDPEPNEEENNNELEGNATDTQEEENTDEN
- a CDS encoding DnaD domain protein, producing the protein MEKISIQQILTDQLSVPIKLLTSFKDIGLNENDVMVILQIHRFINNKNDFPTPTEISSSLSLNEKECALILRKLIQKGLLAIEQLENEHGQLSEAYSLASLWEKLYTSKPEYEEQNIEGTIFLLFEQEFGRPLSPFEIETINNWLDIDQISPPLIKAALREAVLMGKLNFKYIDRILHEWQKKGIRSVEQARQQSKMFRNQQTNPVAETKKRDTSFYYNWLEGED
- a CDS encoding pyridoxal phosphate-dependent aminotransferase; protein product: MKLSKRVNTLTPSSTLMISAKATELKKQGHHVISLGVGEPDFNTPRVIIEAAKEAMESGLVKYTSANGIIELRETIAKKLKEDNHLEYKSNEIVVTTGAKHALFALFEILLDEDDEVIIPAPYWVSYPEQVKLAGGKAVIVDTLEQNDFKLIPEQLEQAITEKTKAIIINSPSNPTGMVYSRDELQQIGDICLKHDITIVSDEIYEKLIYTEDKHVSIAELSPLLKEQTIVINGVSKSHAMTGWRIGYAAGPRYIIKAMTDYISHETSNPTTIAQYAAIAAYKMDETAINNMKQIFSERLERLYQLLTDIPGITCRKPKGAFYLLPNVTEAVRKSEFNTTDEWTAALLEEEKVALVPGSAFGSPDHVRISYATSLDILEEAAERIKRFVENH